A single region of the bacterium genome encodes:
- a CDS encoding MFS transporter encodes MALIKNNIIPHKSVVLLITTLGSFLTPFMGSALNIALPVIGTEFQMTAIGISWIATAYMLAAAMFLVPFGQLADIYGRKKIYLVGIALYTVSSCLCTLANSGVTLIIFRILQGIGGAMVFATAVAILTSVYPVQERGKVLGINVAVVYFGLSVGPFLGGILTQHFGWRSIFLINVLLGIFILLITLWKLTGDWKETDERKFDIIGSIIYGIMLIAFMYGLTRLPSLSGGGFILIAGVGLLTFIVWEKKTASPLVELSILQNNRVFVFSNLAALINYSATAAVSFLLSLYLQYIKGLSPQYSGVVLIFQPMVQAIFSPVAGRISDSIEPRIVASFGMALSAIGLALLILINTTTPIWYSIFNLMLLGFGFALFSSPNTNAVMSSVEKRFYGVASATMATMRLLGMTISMGIITLIFSIYIGRAKLSPENYPLLLTSIRIAFIIFTILCGFGILASLTRGKIH; translated from the coding sequence ATGGCTCTGATTAAGAATAACATCATTCCGCATAAATCCGTAGTTCTATTGATAACAACTCTCGGGTCGTTTCTTACTCCCTTTATGGGTTCTGCGCTCAATATTGCACTGCCGGTTATTGGCACTGAATTCCAGATGACTGCAATTGGTATAAGCTGGATAGCCACCGCCTATATGCTTGCGGCAGCAATGTTTCTCGTTCCATTCGGTCAACTAGCAGACATCTATGGTCGCAAGAAAATTTATCTTGTTGGAATTGCACTGTATACGGTTTCTTCATGTTTATGCACGTTAGCGAATTCGGGCGTTACATTAATCATTTTCCGTATCTTGCAGGGAATCGGCGGGGCAATGGTTTTCGCAACCGCAGTTGCAATTCTCACTTCGGTGTATCCGGTACAAGAACGCGGAAAAGTGCTCGGGATTAACGTTGCAGTAGTATATTTTGGGTTATCGGTCGGTCCGTTTCTCGGTGGAATACTTACGCAACATTTCGGTTGGCGGAGTATTTTTCTGATTAACGTCCTGCTAGGAATATTTATTCTATTAATCACCCTATGGAAACTTACTGGCGATTGGAAAGAAACTGATGAAAGGAAATTCGATATTATCGGTTCAATCATTTATGGAATAATGTTGATTGCGTTTATGTATGGATTAACACGTCTGCCGTCATTATCAGGTGGCGGATTTATTCTCATCGCAGGTGTAGGTCTATTAACTTTTATCGTTTGGGAAAAGAAAACAGCATCTCCGCTCGTTGAACTTTCAATATTACAAAATAACCGGGTATTCGTTTTTTCGAATCTAGCGGCGTTAATTAATTATAGTGCAACCGCAGCGGTGAGTTTCCTGTTAAGCCTATATTTACAATATATTAAAGGACTCTCCCCGCAATATAGCGGGGTTGTGCTTATTTTTCAACCAATGGTTCAAGCAATATTTTCCCCTGTTGCTGGTCGAATTTCGGATAGTATAGAACCGCGCATTGTCGCTTCGTTCGGTATGGCACTAAGTGCTATTGGATTGGCTTTACTTATCCTGATAAACACTACTACCCCCATATGGTATAGTATATTCAACTTGATGTTGCTTGGATTCGGTTTTGCGCTATTTTCTTCACCGAATACTAACGCGGTTATGAGCTCAGTCGAAAAACGGTTTTATGGAGTAGCTTCGGCAACAATGGCAACGATGCGGTTACTTGGTATGACCATTAGTATGGGTATAATCACGTTAATATTTTCAATATATATCGGTCGGGCTAAATTATCGCCAGAAAATTATCCACTACTTTTAACTAGCATTCGTATAGCATTTATTATTTTCACCATTCTTTGTGGTTTCGGTATATTAGCTTCATTAACACGCGGAAAAATTCACTAG
- the mgtA gene encoding magnesium-translocating P-type ATPase, which yields MIKQFISWFFNLNQDKSFYTQGPSELSKKMSKVATLEIFEVFRFLHTSANGLTSEEAEVRVKEFGLNELAHTRKGNTVLDLLVRFKNPLVIQLLVIGILSYIMGEIPSTIIVSGMLFLSVFLSHYQEYRSSKAVQKLYAMIRTTATVVRDGKKQEIPLRNLVPGDIVHLSAGDMIPADVRLISSKDFFVNQSALTGESMPVEKFAQPLPTIGNNPLEFQNACFMGSSVYSGSATAVVVMTGTRTYFGGISKKLIGQRVETSFDKGLRQFTLMMIRIMVVMVIVVFAINYFRWGKWQEAVLFALAVAVGLTPEMLPMIVTVNLSKGALTMSRKKVIVKRLNSIQNFGAMDILCTDKTGTLTQDKIVLERYVDVTNQENEEVLRYAYINSYYQTGLKNLLDIAVLNHTEFAVEQHYKKVDEIPFDFSRRRMSVIVEDQQAPGKHLLICKGALEEIFQACDRFIVEDEINEIYESLKQDLRDEYRSLSAEGFRVLAVAYKNISEPKSAYSVQDETSLILLGFIAFLDPPKETAKEAIELLRKNGVVTKILTGDNELVTRKICREVGLDFIPLVTGDQLEKLSESDFIDVCEHATVFARLTPEHKEMIIRALQKKGHVVGFLGDGINDAPALKTADVGISVDTAVDIAKESADIILLKKSLLVLEDGVLEGRKIFGNIIKYIKMGASSNFGNMFSVVGGSWFLPFIPMAPIQVLVNNLLYDFSQTGIPTDRVDEEYLRQPRKWNIDNIRRFMFWIGPVSSIFDYTTFFIMLYIFNCWIADSYHEQLFHTGWFIESLLTQTLIVHIIRTNKIPFFQSRASKMMSLTTLLVMGIGIMLPISPLAKSLGFVTPPPLYWFLLIAILLTYSILTHLVKTWFIHKYGSD from the coding sequence ATGATAAAACAGTTTATTTCGTGGTTCTTTAATCTCAATCAAGATAAATCGTTCTATACCCAAGGACCATCTGAACTATCGAAAAAGATGAGCAAAGTAGCAACATTGGAAATCTTTGAGGTATTCCGCTTCCTACACACTTCTGCTAACGGATTAACCAGTGAAGAAGCCGAGGTTCGGGTTAAAGAGTTCGGGTTGAATGAACTGGCGCATACCCGAAAAGGAAACACAGTTCTTGATTTGCTCGTTCGGTTCAAAAATCCGTTGGTGATCCAACTTCTTGTAATTGGGATCTTATCCTATATTATGGGTGAAATCCCGTCAACGATAATCGTTTCGGGAATGTTGTTTTTGAGCGTTTTCCTATCCCATTATCAGGAATATCGCTCGTCGAAAGCGGTGCAGAAACTCTACGCGATGATACGAACAACTGCTACCGTTGTCCGTGATGGGAAAAAACAAGAAATCCCGCTCCGGAATCTGGTTCCTGGTGATATTGTGCATCTTTCTGCCGGAGATATGATTCCGGCTGATGTCCGTCTGATTTCATCAAAAGACTTTTTTGTTAACCAATCTGCATTAACCGGCGAATCTATGCCGGTAGAAAAATTCGCTCAACCATTACCGACCATTGGAAACAATCCGTTAGAATTCCAAAACGCATGTTTTATGGGAAGCAGTGTTTATAGCGGGTCAGCGACCGCAGTTGTGGTTATGACCGGCACCAGAACTTATTTTGGTGGCATTTCGAAAAAACTTATCGGCCAGCGAGTTGAAACGAGTTTTGATAAAGGGTTGCGTCAGTTTACGCTAATGATGATTCGGATTATGGTCGTTATGGTAATCGTCGTGTTTGCGATAAACTATTTCCGCTGGGGAAAATGGCAGGAAGCGGTATTATTCGCGTTAGCGGTAGCCGTCGGCTTAACACCGGAAATGCTCCCGATGATTGTTACTGTGAATCTATCAAAAGGGGCATTAACGATGTCCCGGAAGAAGGTTATTGTTAAACGGTTGAACTCTATTCAGAATTTCGGTGCAATGGATATCCTTTGCACCGACAAAACCGGTACTTTAACCCAGGATAAAATCGTTCTCGAACGATATGTGGATGTTACCAACCAAGAAAATGAAGAAGTATTGCGCTATGCTTATATCAATAGCTATTACCAAACCGGATTGAAAAATCTGTTAGACATCGCGGTACTCAATCATACCGAATTTGCTGTTGAACAACATTATAAGAAAGTTGATGAGATTCCATTCGACTTCTCTCGACGGCGGATGTCGGTTATCGTTGAAGACCAACAGGCACCAGGAAAACATCTTTTGATTTGTAAAGGGGCACTGGAAGAAATTTTCCAAGCTTGCGACCGATTCATTGTTGAAGATGAAATCAATGAAATCTACGAATCGCTGAAACAAGATTTACGCGATGAATATCGGTCGTTAAGTGCTGAAGGGTTTCGCGTTCTTGCGGTAGCTTATAAGAATATATCTGAACCGAAATCGGCTTATTCCGTTCAAGATGAAACTTCGCTTATCCTTTTAGGATTCATTGCTTTCCTTGACCCGCCGAAAGAGACCGCTAAAGAAGCAATCGAATTGTTGCGAAAGAACGGAGTGGTAACCAAAATCTTAACCGGAGATAACGAATTGGTTACGCGCAAAATTTGCCGCGAGGTTGGTCTCGATTTTATTCCTCTCGTTACCGGAGACCAATTGGAAAAATTATCGGAATCAGATTTCATTGATGTCTGCGAACACGCAACGGTTTTCGCTCGGTTAACTCCAGAACATAAAGAAATGATTATTCGTGCATTACAGAAAAAAGGGCATGTAGTTGGATTCTTGGGTGATGGAATTAACGATGCGCCAGCATTAAAAACTGCTGATGTCGGAATATCCGTCGATACTGCGGTCGATATTGCTAAAGAATCGGCAGATATTATTCTCCTTAAAAAAAGCTTGTTAGTTTTAGAAGATGGTGTTCTGGAAGGACGGAAAATATTCGGAAATATAATTAAATATATCAAAATGGGTGCTAGCTCGAATTTTGGAAATATGTTTAGCGTTGTCGGTGGAAGCTGGTTTTTACCGTTTATTCCTATGGCACCGATTCAAGTGTTGGTTAATAATCTGCTATATGATTTTTCGCAAACCGGGATTCCGACCGACCGGGTAGATGAAGAGTATCTTCGTCAACCGCGAAAATGGAATATTGATAATATCCGGCGATTTATGTTTTGGATTGGACCAGTCAGTTCGATTTTCGATTATACCACTTTTTTCATAATGCTCTATATCTTTAACTGCTGGATTGCCGACAGTTATCACGAACAGCTATTCCATACCGGCTGGTTTATCGAATCGCTTTTAACCCAGACTTTGATTGTTCATATTATCCGCACGAATAAAATCCCATTTTTCCAAAGTCGCGCAAGCAAAATGATGAGTTTAACCACTCTTCTGGTTATGGGGATTGGAATTATGTTACCCATTTCACCGCTCGCGAAAAGTCTTGGGTTTGTAACTCCACCACCACTTTATTGGTTCTTATTAATAGCGATTTTGCTCACCTATTCTATTTTAACGCATCTGGTTAAAACCTGGTTTATTCATAAATATGGCTCTGATTAA
- a CDS encoding calcineurin-like phosphoesterase family protein, translated as MEKFLYRVRCLVFICSLLVVGILFAKSEQAQLFAVGFVYHDANRNQIYDPGEKGIPNIRVSNGRDIVLTDVQGRYRIPIEADMILFVIKPTGWTTAFDADNFPKFYYIYKPYGSPSTRFAGSTPTGALPESIDFPLYPQDEPSNFKVLFFGDIQVRNRKTIEYFARSVVEELIDTDAKFGVTLGDNVSDILDLYPELKSVIGYIGIPIYFTFGNHDSNYDVTTEKYTHETYSRYFGPVYYSFEYGKVHFIVLENIAWSYDSQRQKLAPYTSGLGRDQLEFIKNDLALVPKDYLIVLAMHIPIMDIREKGSLFRLLEQFPYTFSISGHEHTMEHRFLTRADGWFGVEPHHHYIAGAVCGNWWYGMPDEYGIPHSMMSDGTPSGYAIITFTGNKYSIEYKVAQKPNSFQMHLYAPDEITIDQITTTGIIVNIFAGSAKSKVEIKFGKKGSWFPMEKVSLPDPYYTKQFELITEKPNWIPNAILCPHIWRASIPASLGKGSHLIQVRTTDMFGHVYTAYRVITIQ; from the coding sequence ATGGAAAAATTCTTGTATCGAGTTCGCTGTTTAGTTTTCATTTGTAGTTTACTTGTGGTGGGGATACTTTTTGCCAAATCAGAACAAGCGCAACTATTTGCTGTCGGTTTCGTGTATCATGATGCGAACCGTAACCAGATTTATGACCCTGGAGAAAAAGGGATTCCGAACATTCGGGTTTCAAATGGTCGCGATATTGTTCTCACAGATGTTCAGGGTAGGTATCGAATTCCTATCGAAGCGGATATGATTCTTTTTGTTATTAAACCTACCGGATGGACAACCGCATTCGATGCGGATAATTTCCCGAAATTTTATTATATCTATAAACCATACGGGTCACCATCAACGAGATTTGCAGGCAGTACTCCAACTGGAGCATTACCCGAATCAATCGATTTTCCGCTTTATCCGCAGGATGAACCGAGCAATTTCAAAGTGCTCTTTTTCGGCGATATTCAGGTTAGGAATCGTAAAACCATCGAATATTTTGCGCGTTCTGTGGTTGAAGAGCTGATTGATACAGATGCGAAATTTGGGGTAACGCTAGGAGATAACGTGAGTGATATTCTCGATTTATATCCTGAGTTGAAATCGGTAATTGGTTATATTGGTATACCGATATATTTTACGTTCGGCAACCACGATTCGAATTATGATGTTACAACAGAAAAATATACCCATGAAACCTATTCTCGTTATTTCGGTCCGGTGTATTATTCATTTGAGTATGGGAAAGTGCATTTTATAGTGCTGGAAAATATTGCATGGAGCTATGATTCTCAGAGACAAAAACTTGCACCATATACCAGCGGACTCGGTCGTGACCAACTCGAGTTTATCAAGAACGATTTAGCGCTTGTCCCGAAAGATTATTTAATTGTTCTCGCCATGCATATCCCGATTATGGATATTAGAGAAAAAGGGAGTTTATTTCGTCTGTTGGAACAGTTTCCGTATACGTTTTCAATTTCCGGGCATGAGCATACTATGGAACATCGGTTTCTTACCCGCGCGGATGGCTGGTTTGGAGTGGAACCGCATCATCATTATATTGCCGGTGCGGTTTGCGGAAATTGGTGGTACGGAATGCCAGATGAATATGGTATTCCGCATTCAATGATGTCAGATGGGACACCTAGCGGATATGCGATTATAACATTTACCGGGAATAAATACTCTATCGAATATAAAGTCGCGCAGAAACCGAACTCGTTCCAGATGCATCTCTATGCGCCGGATGAAATTACCATTGACCAGATAACAACTACAGGAATTATCGTAAATATTTTTGCCGGTTCAGCGAAATCGAAAGTTGAAATTAAGTTCGGGAAAAAAGGATCTTGGTTTCCTATGGAAAAGGTATCGCTTCCTGACCCTTATTATACTAAACAGTTTGAACTAATTACCGAGAAACCTAACTGGATACCGAACGCAATCCTATGCCCACATATATGGCGCGCATCAATTCCTGCCAGTTTAGGTAAAGGGAGCCATCTTATTCAGGTGAGAACGACGGATATGTTTGGACATGTCTATACCGCTTATCGGGTTATTACAATTCAGTAA
- a CDS encoding glycosyltransferase family 39 protein: MQKFDLIIILMLFLTTFFILSATSGHYGLAWDEPYNFQPAIDAYRWLKLLFTHPTQAISDTAITQYWFKIHEHPSFSKLITGIMHGWFAGIFGDLYAFRLAEFILFGLLIVLIYLFTLEHFDRSIALFSSVAFFLMPRIFGQAHFATTDIPLTLLWFATVFCFYKGLASTGNDQQRWKWSVITGLIWGIGLATKINVLFLPIPLFLWAQLYRRKEYGTNAFCMLFISPIVFFLTWPWLWFDTKHRIMEYLFFYAQHKFTTVYYFGKMYLLVPAPWHYPLVYTLTTIPLTMLILIGIAMFTMIWEKMPNAKFLIPNVSKQNQVDFKMLILFNAMFPILLQSTPATPKYDGIRLFLPAFPYLAILAGIGFKYLQEGIKIIISKQFGADISLPYISIILSIILLVFPVYHVIDSHPYQLSYYNQLVGGINGALRKGLESTYWCEAVNCDVLRYLNRLVPENGKVRFLSFSDEVVQWYQEQDYLRKDIQCFSSEEPEYYILHCRQGFFGALEWYLYNTATPIKSFGYKSTVPLVLVYKNRSKYTR, from the coding sequence ATGCAAAAATTTGATTTGATAATTATACTCATGTTGTTCTTAACAACATTTTTTATATTGAGCGCGACCAGCGGTCATTATGGTCTTGCTTGGGATGAACCATATAATTTTCAACCAGCAATCGATGCATATCGTTGGTTGAAACTTCTGTTCACGCATCCGACTCAAGCCATTTCAGATACCGCAATCACACAATATTGGTTTAAGATACATGAACATCCGTCATTTTCAAAACTAATCACTGGGATAATGCACGGTTGGTTTGCGGGTATTTTCGGTGATCTATATGCGTTCCGGCTAGCAGAATTTATTCTATTCGGCTTGCTTATCGTTTTGATTTACCTATTTACCCTAGAACACTTCGACCGGTCGATAGCGCTATTTTCATCCGTTGCCTTTTTTTTAATGCCACGCATTTTCGGACAGGCACATTTTGCTACCACTGATATCCCATTAACGTTACTCTGGTTTGCAACCGTATTTTGTTTTTATAAAGGACTTGCCTCTACTGGTAACGACCAACAACGGTGGAAGTGGAGTGTTATAACCGGTCTTATCTGGGGAATAGGTTTGGCAACGAAAATTAACGTATTGTTTCTCCCGATACCACTTTTTCTATGGGCGCAACTCTATCGGCGGAAAGAATATGGAACCAACGCATTTTGTATGTTATTTATATCACCAATTGTTTTCTTCCTAACCTGGCCTTGGCTATGGTTCGATACCAAACATCGGATTATGGAATACCTTTTTTTCTACGCGCAACATAAGTTTACTACCGTGTACTATTTCGGAAAAATGTATCTACTCGTCCCTGCACCGTGGCATTACCCGCTGGTGTATACCTTGACAACGATTCCATTAACAATGTTAATCCTGATTGGTATTGCTATGTTCACAATGATATGGGAGAAAATGCCAAATGCAAAATTCCTAATACCTAATGTTAGTAAACAAAATCAGGTTGATTTTAAAATGCTAATATTGTTTAACGCCATGTTTCCGATTTTACTCCAATCAACTCCGGCAACCCCGAAATATGACGGCATTAGATTGTTCCTGCCGGCGTTTCCGTATTTAGCTATCCTCGCCGGGATAGGGTTCAAGTATCTTCAAGAGGGCATAAAAATAATTATCTCGAAACAATTTGGGGCTGATATATCACTCCCTTACATTTCGATAATATTATCAATTATCCTATTGGTTTTTCCGGTGTATCACGTTATTGACTCGCATCCATATCAGTTGAGTTATTATAACCAACTCGTTGGCGGAATCAATGGCGCTCTTCGGAAAGGGCTTGAATCGACCTATTGGTGTGAAGCAGTCAATTGTGATGTTCTGCGATATTTAAATAGGTTAGTTCCTGAAAATGGGAAAGTTCGGTTTCTGTCATTTAGCGATGAAGTGGTTCAATGGTATCAGGAACAAGACTATTTGCGGAAAGATATTCAATGTTTTTCTTCTGAAGAACCAGAATATTATATTCTTCACTGCCGGCAAGGGTTTTTTGGGGCGCTCGAATGGTATCTTTATAACACTGCAACTCCAATAAAATCATTTGGATATAAAAGCACTGTTCCACTGGTTCTCGTCTATAAAAATCGCTCGAAATATACCCGGTAA
- a CDS encoding histidine phosphatase family protein: MATKLILIRHGETDWNIQQRYQGHSDTELNENGRHQVRMLAKQLENEPIDVIYTSDLIRAVQTATIISNGRNIPIHKHAGLRECSFGIWEGKTFEEMQNQFPEEVARIKADPVHAIRTGGESRHQLLTRVVKTIQEIIHRHPNQTIAIVAHGGSLAVAMEYITGEGLIARSKYWLDNARYHIVEYDNGKSKILYLGSSASSST, translated from the coding sequence ATGGCAACGAAATTGATTTTAATCCGCCATGGTGAAACCGATTGGAATATCCAGCAGCGATACCAAGGACATAGTGATACCGAGCTGAACGAGAACGGTCGCCATCAGGTACGGATGCTAGCGAAACAGTTGGAAAACGAACCGATTGACGTTATTTATACTAGCGATTTAATCCGTGCAGTTCAGACTGCAACCATTATTTCTAACGGCAGAAATATTCCGATTCATAAACATGCGGGATTACGCGAATGCAGTTTCGGTATTTGGGAAGGGAAAACTTTTGAAGAGATGCAAAACCAGTTCCCGGAAGAAGTTGCTCGAATCAAAGCCGACCCAGTTCATGCAATACGCACCGGCGGAGAAAGTAGACATCAATTATTGACTCGCGTGGTAAAAACAATTCAAGAGATTATCCATCGTCATCCGAATCAGACTATTGCTATTGTCGCTCACGGCGGTTCCCTTGCAGTTGCAATGGAATATATTACTGGCGAAGGGTTAATCGCTCGATCGAAATATTGGCTAGATAACGCTCGGTATCATATCGTTGAATATGATAATGGCAAAAGTAAAATTCTTTATTTAGGGTCGTCCGCATCTTCTTCCACTTAA
- a CDS encoding PTS sugar transporter subunit IIC has protein sequence MYFWLDIFNAAMLGGLIFLDSAAVAQIMVSQPIVCAPLLGWFLGDWQSGLLIGALLELLWIGKLPIGSHVPPEAPISAITATIIYISFIQNAVGPIGSLALAAALVCGIINGWIGGALTIAIRKFNNRFNRMADRAAERGMFHEIDTINFISILLIWSTATILIFIGTIIPVSIFVVGIPSVIRLNLLQYTVLLLVAIGIAVILDLFQLPNRKRYFLIGLSAGLILTVVYTYLFKI, from the coding sequence ATGTATTTTTGGTTAGATATATTTAATGCAGCTATGCTCGGTGGATTGATTTTCCTTGATTCCGCAGCAGTAGCGCAGATAATGGTTTCGCAACCGATCGTTTGTGCGCCATTGCTAGGATGGTTTCTCGGCGATTGGCAGAGCGGATTACTTATTGGAGCACTACTAGAACTCCTCTGGATTGGGAAGCTGCCTATCGGGTCGCATGTTCCGCCTGAAGCGCCTATTTCGGCGATAACCGCAACAATCATCTATATTAGCTTCATCCAGAATGCGGTTGGTCCAATCGGTTCATTAGCATTAGCTGCTGCGCTGGTCTGCGGAATAATTAACGGATGGATTGGTGGTGCGCTAACCATAGCGATTCGGAAATTCAATAATCGGTTTAATCGCATGGCGGACCGTGCTGCAGAACGCGGAATGTTCCATGAGATAGATACAATAAATTTTATTTCGATTTTATTGATTTGGAGTACTGCGACCATATTGATTTTTATCGGAACGATTATTCCCGTATCTATTTTCGTTGTTGGAATCCCTTCGGTTATCCGATTAAATTTGCTGCAATATACGGTATTGCTGTTAGTCGCGATAGGTATTGCGGTTATTTTAGATTTATTCCAACTGCCGAATCGGAAACGATATTTCTTGATAGGGCTCAGCGCAGGTTTAATATTGACCGTTGTATATACTTATCTATTCAAAATCTGA
- a CDS encoding PTS system mannose/fructose/sorbose family transporter subunit IID, whose product MAESKPITKLTLFWVGLRASCIMAVWNFERMLNIGFTYSLLPVLRRLYSTAEQRKQALSRHLKFFNTHPYFASYILGLVIAKEEKLANENAQPSDAAFLRAEQDIQNIKTTLMGPFGALGDTFFWSTFRPFLALLAVMMVILNIPNWTVAALAPIGFVVWYNVAHIYIRIGGVYRGYKLGDDIVLWLRQFNLANTIEKLQKVGLAIAGIFLGLTGLYFCSTTSDWHSLTYERLWFAIKILILTLIVYIGLHKKMHTTRIFLLGLLAISGYELTIQYRLGQIYGFALVGIVMMLYFTVVFWGDIKEQAKG is encoded by the coding sequence ATGGCGGAGAGTAAACCGATAACTAAATTAACGTTATTTTGGGTTGGGCTTCGCGCAAGTTGTATCATGGCAGTATGGAATTTCGAACGGATGCTTAATATCGGATTCACGTATAGTCTCCTGCCGGTCTTGCGCCGGTTATATTCGACTGCGGAGCAACGGAAACAAGCGTTATCCCGGCATCTGAAATTTTTCAATACCCATCCCTATTTTGCTTCATACATTTTAGGATTAGTTATTGCTAAAGAAGAAAAACTAGCTAACGAAAACGCACAACCATCTGATGCAGCATTTTTGCGAGCTGAACAGGATATTCAAAATATCAAAACTACATTAATGGGTCCATTCGGTGCTCTCGGAGACACATTCTTCTGGTCAACATTCCGTCCATTTTTAGCATTATTAGCCGTAATGATGGTAATTTTAAATATCCCTAATTGGACCGTAGCAGCGCTAGCCCCAATCGGGTTCGTCGTATGGTATAATGTAGCACATATTTATATTCGCATCGGTGGGGTCTATCGTGGGTATAAACTTGGCGATGATATAGTGTTATGGTTGCGGCAGTTTAATCTCGCGAATACGATTGAGAAACTACAAAAAGTCGGTCTCGCAATAGCTGGGATATTTCTCGGGTTGACAGGATTATATTTTTGCTCCACCACATCGGATTGGCATAGCCTGACCTATGAGCGATTGTGGTTCGCTATTAAAATACTGATATTGACGCTAATTGTGTATATTGGATTGCATAAAAAGATGCATACGACCCGAATATTTCTCCTGGGATTATTAGCAATAAGCGGTTATGAGTTGACTATACAATATCGACTCGGGCAGATTTACGGGTTTGCGCTAGTCGGTATCGTTATGATGCTCTATTTTACCGTGGTATTTTGGGGAGATATTAAAGAACAAGCGAAAGGCTAA
- a CDS encoding HPr family phosphocarrier protein: MAKVSRPVKVLNELGLHLRPAGILVKVANRYKSEITLEKDGEKVNAKSIMGVMMLGAEPNSTVVISAEGDDAEAAVAALEELFTTQFAELSNDKTVGI; the protein is encoded by the coding sequence ATGGCGAAAGTATCACGTCCAGTAAAAGTTTTAAATGAACTTGGGCTCCATCTCCGCCCAGCTGGAATTTTAGTTAAAGTAGCGAACCGATATAAATCCGAGATAACGCTTGAAAAAGATGGAGAGAAAGTGAATGCGAAAAGTATTATGGGCGTAATGATGCTCGGAGCGGAACCAAATTCAACGGTGGTGATTAGCGCTGAGGGTGATGATGCAGAGGCCGCGGTTGCTGCGCTAGAAGAATTATTTACGACGCAATTTGCGGAGTTATCCAATGATAAAACAGTAGGAATATAA